The following coding sequences are from one Deltaproteobacteria bacterium window:
- a CDS encoding NUDIX hydrolase translates to MDTEELHRGRVFRLMRETAMLPTGRVATYEVVRHPGAAAMLAVTDEGGILLLRQHRHAVGGEIWEIPAGTLNPGEIPEECARRELIEETGFSAGAMELLSSILPVPGYSDEVIHIFLATGLSPATQNLDPDEVIEVFPFSSERVFKMISSGEIRDGKTLCALFLASRRGLFTIA, encoded by the coding sequence ATGGATACCGAAGAACTGCACCGGGGAAGGGTTTTCCGCCTGATGCGGGAAACCGCAATGCTGCCCACCGGGCGCGTGGCCACCTACGAGGTGGTGCGGCATCCGGGAGCTGCTGCCATGCTGGCCGTAACCGACGAGGGCGGGATTCTGCTTCTCCGCCAGCACCGCCACGCGGTGGGCGGTGAAATCTGGGAGATACCGGCAGGCACATTGAATCCGGGCGAGATTCCCGAAGAGTGCGCAAGGCGCGAGCTCATCGAGGAAACCGGTTTTTCGGCGGGCGCGATGGAGCTTTTATCGTCCATACTGCCGGTTCCCGGCTATTCCGACGAGGTCATCCACATCTTTCTGGCAACGGGCCTTTCTCCGGCCACCCAGAACCTTGATCCGGACGAGGTCATAGAGGTATTTCCGTTTTCCTCCGAGCGCGTGTTCAAAATGATCTCCTCCGGCGAAATACGGGACGGCAAGACCCTTTGCGCCCTTTTTCTGGCAAGTCGGCGAGGGCTCTTTACAATCGCATGA